A stretch of Anolis sagrei isolate rAnoSag1 chromosome X, rAnoSag1.mat, whole genome shotgun sequence DNA encodes these proteins:
- the LOC137097868 gene encoding gem-associated protein 4-like has protein sequence MPSTAWKHLSRLYCLSVSDLLGSAKESARGMRRAEDPRGGVRRELSFTYVQIFCHVLHVAAMLPEDGTAEALLVLSLEVLSQYEVLYEADESLGSSLRKANERHFLESIAENVTNKEVRTMLLQKLRKL, from the coding sequence ATGCCCTCAACCGCCTGGAAGCACCTCTCGCGGCTCTACTGCCTGAGCGTCTCCGACCTGCTGGGCTCCGCGAAGGAGTCGGCGCGCGGCATGCGGCGGGCGGAGGACCCTCGGGGCGGCGTGCGGCGGGAGCTCTCCTTCACCTACGTCCAGATCTTCTGCCACGTCCTGCACGTGGCGGCCATGCTGCCCGAGGACGGCACCGCCGAGGCCCTGCTCGTCCTCTCCTTGGAGGTCCTCTCGCAGTACGAGGTCCTCTACGAGGCCGACGAGTCGCTGGGCAGCTCCCTCCGGAAAGCCAACGAGAGGCACTTCCTGGAGTCCATCGCGGAGAACGTCACCAACAAGGAGGTGCGCACcatgctcctccagaagctccgCAAGCTATGA